The Sphingobacterium lactis sequence CGGTATAAACCCCGAAACCGCAAAAAGTGGTCTTGCAATCACTGTTCTGTTCCTGTAATTTAGTGAGGTACGGTTTATCCAAAATCACGCCCTCCAAAAAATACCATTGCTCGTTTACCCAAACTTCAACCCAGCTATGCAAGATATTCTTAGGCGATAGTCTGTACCAAATACCTGTAATAGCTCCTTTCTGCAATGCCTTGTCAATGGTAAAGCCGTGAATACGGTTAGGTACATCTGTTGCTCTTAACAAAGCCATTAATAAAGTGGCTTTTGTGTTGCATTGTCCGTACCCGTCATTCAGCACCTGCGATGCGGAAATATAATCAGAAACATTATAGCCAAACTTTATTTCGTCCCGTACAAAATTGTAAATGGCTTGAACTTTGGCAACGGTGTCCAAGTTTTCCCACCCTCTCTGCTCCAATAGCTTTTGTATGGAAGCATTGGAGTAGTCAAGGATTTTTGTTTCTTTAAGATAGGTGTCCATAACACATTTATATTTATAACAAAGTTACACAGGGAGAGCCTGCAATGCTATTGCAAACTCTCCTTTAAACAGTTTTCACAAATTCCCTTACCAAATAATTTTAGTTCGTCGATACGGTAATTCTGACTTCCATTCTGCGGTATTATAAAATCCTCCTTACAGGTTGTCTGCTTACAAATCTTACAATAGAAATGTAAGTGCCAATCCTTGTGTGTATTTTCATCACACCCATCGTGGCACAGAATATACTTGACCGTAGTGTTCTCCTGAATACTGTGTACAATGCCTTTTTCTTCAAAAGTTTTCAAAGTCCTGTAAATCGTAACCCTGTCTGCTTTATAAAAATGGCTCTCAATTTCAGATAAGGACATTGCTGTCTGCTGTTGCTCCAAGAAGTCGTACACCAATATCCGCATACTGGTCGGATTGGTGTTCTTTGACAACAGCTTCTGTTCAATGTTTTTTTTCATTATCCAATGTTTTTTAGTGAGCGTGGGCGTGTTCTCCCGAATCATCCATTTTTGCATTCACAAAAAACGCGCCTTTTACCACGATATGCGCACCGTGCGGAATTTCACTTACAGGTGTAATTGCCGTATAACCCAATTGCGTAGCACCTTTAACGACTTCCATTCTTACAAATTGAGTTCCTTTTTCAGAACCGTGGTTATGGTCGTGAGCTTCGCCCTCTTTATGGTCGTGAGCTTCTTCTTCCCGCTCCTTGACCAAAAAGATGTAATACTTTCCGTCTGCATTGACAATAGCATCGTTGGGTACAGCCGTACTTAATACATCATCTAAACTTACCATTCCGGTTATACTCATTCCGTCAATCAATCCTGCTTTATCTCCTGTAATCTTGCTGTGAACAGCAATAGTTTTACTCTCTCCGCTAAAGGATGAGCCGATACTATAAACTTCGGCAGAATAAGTCTTATTGGGATTGTTGGTTACGACAAAATCTATTTTCTGACCTATTTTGATTAAAGGAATATCCTTTTCATACACCTGTAAGTCCAAGTGCAGGGCTGTGTTTTCTATGATTTCAGCAATAGGCGATGACACATCTACATAGCTTCCGATTTTGGCGAAAACATTGCTCACAGTACCGCTTATCGGACTTGTAACGACCAACGAGGATTTAAGATTGGAATTTGACAGGGAAGCCGGATTAATGCCCATCATTTGGATTTGTTGTTGTAACGATGCTTTTCGTGTTCTCAACGTGTTCAATTCGGTAGTGGCACTTTGCAGGTTTTTCTTTGCACCTGCATTTCCCTCGTTCAGCTCTCTTTGTCTTGCCACTTCCTGCTCTGCAAATTCTATCCGGCTATTGATGCTTAGGTATTCTTCCTGCAATTGTATGAATTGCGGATTGGAAATAGTAGCGATAACCTGACCTTTCCTTACGAAATCGCCTATCTCCACATTAAGGGATTTGATAACACCACCAAACAACGAGGTTGCATTCGCCTTGTTGCTGTTGGGAACTCTCAATGCACCATTGGCTTTCAACGTTGCGGATAATTGCTTCTGTTCAATTGAACCGATTTCAATACCTACGGCTTTCATCTGCTCATCGGTCAGTACGGCAACGTCTTCTTCTTCGTGTTCATCTGTTTCCGGCTTTGCTTCTGCTTCCGTTCCGTGGTTATGTCCGTCGCCCTCTTTATGATTATTCGTACAAGCGTTAAAAGCAAAGAATGTTACGAGGACAAGAACGCTAAAAACTATCTTATTTATGGTACGTTTCATATATTGTATTATTTACTGATTAATGAATGGATAAGCGTTACAGCCTCATTGATTTGCTGAATGCTATTTAAATAATTAAGCTGAATGTCTGCTGTTGTCTGCAAGGCAAATAGGTACTCCACATAAGAAATATCTCCGGTACTGTACCCCAGCTTTGCAGCATTGATAATCTCATCAGCATTGGGAAGTGCCTGCTCCTTGAAATAGGTAAACTGCGCTACATATTGTTCGTATTGTTTCAAGGCGTTTGCCAATTCCGTTTTAAGCTGTTGTTCCTGCCATTGCGCATTTAATTCCAATGATTGTTTCTTGTAATCAAGCGAGCGAATTTTTGCTTTGGTGGTTGTAAAAATGGGGATTGTAATACCTACATCAACAAAACTAAACCGCTGTCCTCTGCCATAAAATTGCTCTACACCATTTTTACTGTGCATTCCTATCAGCGATATGTTATTATAGCCGAACGTAAAATCAGGCAGGCTGTTTGCCCGTTCCAATTTCTTGTTCTGTTCGGCAATTTTCGCCTCTTGGTACAATAGCTGGATGCTCGGATGATTTGCAACAGCCGAACTGTCAATGAAAGAACTTAACAGCAATGGTGTATAATCCGGTTGCGGTTCTATTAAGAAGTCTTCCTGTGTCTGCATCAGATTTTTAAGGCTTTGATAGGCGTTCTGCCTTAAAACCTCGTTTTGCTGGAGCAATAAATTGATTTCCCCCTGTTTGGTAACAGCAGTACTGACTTCAATCCGCCCTATATCTCCGGTTTTATAACGCAGTTCCGCCACACGGATAAAGTCTGAATAAATACTATCAAGATACTTTAAAACCGAAGCGTTATGCTCCAAATATTCCAACTGATAATAATAGGTTCTTACCTGCTTTTTCAGTTCATTTTCTGTAAGTGCCTTCGCCCACTGCTGACCTTTGACCTGCTCTTTGACAAGGTTCTTCTTTACCCCAAAAAGTGTTGGAAAGGGTATGGTCTGCGAAATTTGGAAACCGTCATTGTACTCAAAGCCCTCGTTATTCCCATATTGGAAATTTGCATTGGTCTTCGGCAGTTCAAATGCTGTCTTGCTTAGGCTTTGGGCAGATTGAATATCCAAATTTTTGGAACGGAGCTGAGGGTTATTTTCCATAGCTATCTCAATAGCTCTATCTACATTTACCGGATTTTGTGCATTACTGTTTTGAGAAAAACCTAAGAACACAAACAGCAACAATACAGGTGTTATGGCTTTCATTTTATTATTTTTCGTAGGCTTATGATTTCTCATAAATACGAGGTACAGTAAAGGCAGTACGAACAACGTCAATGCCGTTGCTGAAATCAATCCGCCGATAACCACCGTTGCCAACGGTTTTTGTACTTCTGCACCTGCACTTGTACTTAATGCCATTGGTAAAAAGCCTAAACTTGCCACTGATGCTGTCATCAATACAGGCCTAAGCCTTGTTTTAGCTCCCTCGATAATTCTCGGAACAATCTCGTTCCAACCCTCTTTCTCCAGTCTATTGAACGTGGCAATCAGTACAATCCCGTTCAGAACAGCAACACCGAACAGAGCAATAAATCCGACACCTGCCGATATGCTGAATGGCATATCCCGCAATAAAAGGGCAAATACGCCTCCAATGGCACTCATCGGGATAGCCGTATAGACCAAAACGGCTTCCTTGAACGAATGGAACGTGAAGTATAGCAGGATAAAAATCAAAAGCAGGGCGATAGGTACTGCAATCAGTAATCTGTCAGTAGCTTTTTGGAGGTTCTCAAACTGACCGCCATAGGTAAAATAATATCCTGTCGGTAGCTTAACCTGTTCAGCCAACTTATCCTGAATTTCTTCTACAACACTTGCTACATCCCGCCCTTGTACATTAAATCCGATATATATCCTTCGTTTTCCTCCTTCACGACTGATTTGTGCAGGACCTAATTTATAGTCAATGTTGGCAACCTGCGAAAGTGGAACCTGCTCTCCGTTTGGAAGTGGAATAAACAAATTGCTCACATCCTCAATGGAACTGCGGTGTTCTTCATCAAGCCTTACCACCAAATCAAATCTTCGTTCGTTTTCATAAATAACACCTGCTGATTTACCTGCGAACGCAGTGCTGACAATATCATTTATCTCCTGTACATTCAAGCCATAGTTGGCTATTCGGGT is a genomic window containing:
- a CDS encoding Fur family transcriptional regulator, with the protein product MKKNIEQKLLSKNTNPTSMRILVYDFLEQQQTAMSLSEIESHFYKADRVTIYRTLKTFEEKGIVHSIQENTTVKYILCHDGCDENTHKDWHLHFYCKICKQTTCKEDFIIPQNGSQNYRIDELKLFGKGICENCLKESLQ
- a CDS encoding efflux RND transporter periplasmic adaptor subunit yields the protein MKRTINKIVFSVLVLVTFFAFNACTNNHKEGDGHNHGTEAEAKPETDEHEEEDVAVLTDEQMKAVGIEIGSIEQKQLSATLKANGALRVPNSNKANATSLFGGVIKSLNVEIGDFVRKGQVIATISNPQFIQLQEEYLSINSRIEFAEQEVARQRELNEGNAGAKKNLQSATTELNTLRTRKASLQQQIQMMGINPASLSNSNLKSSLVVTSPISGTVSNVFAKIGSYVDVSSPIAEIIENTALHLDLQVYEKDIPLIKIGQKIDFVVTNNPNKTYSAEVYSIGSSFSGESKTIAVHSKITGDKAGLIDGMSITGMVSLDDVLSTAVPNDAIVNADGKYYIFLVKEREEEAHDHKEGEAHDHNHGSEKGTQFVRMEVVKGATQLGYTAITPVSEIPHGAHIVVKGAFFVNAKMDDSGEHAHAH
- a CDS encoding transglutaminase-like domain-containing protein, giving the protein MDTYLKETKILDYSNASIQKLLEQRGWENLDTVAKVQAIYNFVRDEIKFGYNVSDYISASQVLNDGYGQCNTKATLLMALLRATDVPNRIHGFTIDKALQKGAITGIWYRLSPKNILHSWVEVWVNEQWYFLEGVILDKPYLTKLQEQNSDCKTTFCGFGVYTDNFENPPIEWNLNNTFIQDKGINRDFGVFDTPDAFYAKHQQELNAFKKFIFQHIVRHIMNNNVERIRNKKV